In Paractinoplanes brasiliensis, the following proteins share a genomic window:
- a CDS encoding MurR/RpiR family transcriptional regulator produces the protein MSEPEMDGAAATAVVDSLVRGAQATADLHAANQQGVLARVRSLLPEFTGALRRVAEQVLTDPAAASRATIVELAERSGTSPATVTRFCRALGFDGYADLRLGIAAETGRARSAGWTVDIGREIQPSDPLERVLGQIMAADTQAMHDTAELLDLAEVERAAVAIAAAPRVNIFGASGSALVGEEMQFSLHRIGVPAWAWTDVHNGLASAALSRPGDVALGISHSGETGETIELLAEASSRGATTIALTSFPRSPLAELADITLVTATQATTFRPDALSARHPQLVVLDLLYVAVAQRTHERSHAAFQRTAQAVHGHKAAKDGSTT, from the coding sequence ATGAGCGAGCCGGAGATGGACGGCGCCGCGGCGACCGCGGTCGTCGACTCCCTGGTTCGCGGCGCACAGGCCACCGCCGACCTGCACGCCGCGAATCAGCAGGGAGTGCTGGCCCGGGTGCGGTCGCTGCTCCCGGAGTTCACGGGGGCGCTGCGGCGGGTCGCCGAGCAGGTCCTCACCGATCCGGCCGCCGCGTCACGCGCCACCATCGTCGAGCTCGCCGAGCGCAGCGGCACCTCGCCGGCGACCGTCACCCGGTTCTGCCGGGCCCTCGGCTTCGACGGGTACGCGGACCTGCGGCTCGGCATCGCGGCGGAAACCGGGCGGGCGCGTTCCGCCGGGTGGACCGTCGACATCGGCCGCGAGATCCAGCCGAGCGACCCCCTCGAACGGGTGCTCGGGCAGATCATGGCGGCCGACACCCAGGCCATGCACGACACGGCCGAGCTGCTCGACCTGGCCGAGGTCGAGCGGGCCGCGGTCGCGATCGCCGCGGCGCCCCGGGTGAACATCTTCGGCGCCAGCGGATCCGCGCTGGTCGGCGAGGAAATGCAGTTCAGCCTGCACCGCATCGGGGTGCCGGCCTGGGCCTGGACCGACGTGCACAACGGTCTGGCCAGCGCCGCGCTCTCCCGGCCCGGCGACGTCGCGCTCGGCATCTCGCACAGCGGGGAGACCGGCGAGACGATCGAGCTGCTCGCGGAGGCGAGCAGCCGGGGCGCCACCACCATCGCCCTCACCAGCTTCCCGCGCTCGCCGCTGGCCGAGCTGGCCGACATCACCCTGGTCACCGCCACCCAAGCGACCACCTTCCGGCCGGACGCGCTCAGCGCCCGGCACCCGCAACTGGTCGTCCTTGATCTTCTCTACGTCGCCGTCGCGCAGCGGACCCACGAACGTTCGCACGCTGCGTTCCAGCGCACCGCCCAGGCCGTACACGGCCACAAGGCGGCCAAGGACGGCAGTACCACCTGA
- the murD gene encoding UDP-N-acetylmuramoyl-L-alanine--D-glutamate ligase: MRLADLKGRSVAVWGTGREGRAAVTAISPYGPSRLIAVDDSANYLSVSWEGELARLAPLAGGDHAFPALVTADVVVRSPGVPQTHPWMRELRERGVPVTGGSALWMADHAARTIGVTGSKGKSTTSSLISHLLAAAGRPNVFGGNIGVPLLDMPGDAPLYVLELSSYQCADLTDSPRVAVVTSLFPEHLDAHGGEREYYRDKLNLLRHGPEMIVVNGSDERLRDEIRGITDANGFPPVPAAAGDSRFRVSDDLVFCSDEPLFPRSALKLKGAHNGRNLCVALAVLDGLGIDVPGTAAQLAEAVASFEGLPHRLTEITDPSGLTFVDDTLSTSPYATMHAIDAYAGKPLTVLLGGTDRGLDYTVLRDFLAERELTAIGLPDSGPRILAALAGLPGVTAVEAEDLSHAVRLSRELTPAGGVVLLSPAAPSYGRFRNFEHRSEAFAEAIRATA; encoded by the coding sequence GTGCGCCTGGCAGACCTGAAGGGCCGGTCCGTGGCGGTCTGGGGCACGGGCCGCGAGGGGCGTGCCGCGGTGACGGCCATTTCCCCGTACGGTCCTTCGCGGCTGATCGCCGTGGACGACAGCGCCAATTACCTCTCGGTGTCGTGGGAGGGCGAACTGGCCCGGCTGGCGCCGCTCGCCGGCGGGGATCACGCGTTCCCGGCCCTGGTCACGGCCGATGTCGTGGTGCGGTCGCCCGGCGTGCCGCAGACCCACCCGTGGATGCGGGAGCTGCGCGAGCGCGGTGTCCCGGTCACCGGGGGCAGCGCCCTGTGGATGGCCGACCACGCCGCGCGCACGATCGGCGTCACCGGCAGCAAGGGCAAGAGCACCACGTCCAGCCTGATCAGCCACCTGCTGGCGGCGGCCGGCCGGCCCAACGTGTTCGGCGGCAACATCGGCGTGCCGCTGCTCGACATGCCCGGCGACGCCCCGCTGTACGTGCTCGAGCTGTCCAGCTACCAGTGCGCCGACCTGACCGATTCGCCCCGGGTCGCGGTGGTGACGTCGCTGTTCCCCGAGCATCTCGACGCGCACGGCGGCGAGCGGGAGTACTACCGTGACAAGCTCAACCTGCTGCGCCACGGACCGGAAATGATCGTCGTGAACGGCTCCGACGAGCGGCTGCGCGACGAGATCCGGGGCATCACCGACGCGAACGGGTTCCCGCCCGTCCCGGCCGCCGCCGGCGACTCGCGGTTCCGGGTCTCCGACGACCTGGTGTTCTGCTCCGACGAGCCGCTGTTCCCCCGCTCGGCGCTCAAGCTCAAGGGCGCGCACAACGGCCGCAACCTCTGCGTCGCGCTGGCCGTGCTGGACGGGCTGGGCATCGACGTGCCGGGCACGGCGGCGCAGCTGGCCGAGGCGGTGGCGTCGTTCGAGGGTCTGCCGCACCGGCTCACCGAGATCACCGACCCGTCCGGGCTCACGTTCGTCGACGACACGCTCTCCACCAGCCCGTACGCCACGATGCACGCGATCGACGCGTACGCGGGAAAGCCACTGACCGTGCTGCTGGGCGGCACCGACCGCGGGCTCGACTACACAGTGCTGCGCGACTTCCTGGCCGAACGTGAGCTCACCGCGATCGGCCTGCCCGACAGCGGCCCCCGCATCCTGGCCGCGCTCGCCGGTCTGCCCGGCGTCACCGCCGTCGAGGCGGAAGACCTTTCCCATGCCGTACGGCTCTCGCGTGAGCTGACCCCGGCGGGCGGCGTGGTGCTGTTGTCGCCGGCTGCCCCGAGCTACGGCAGGTTCCGTAACTTCGAGCACCGTTCCGAGGCGTTCGCCGAGGCGATCCGCGCGACCGCCTGA
- a CDS encoding signal peptidase I, whose translation MLDNTAPAAALLGGPVADPAVYVGKADLDAPGEQGWLLGHFRPSGDPRHSADVEIKWGRHPKGDRRAQWVTGEQRTALLILISGRFHVELPDRTVVLTEPGDYVVWGKGVDHSWLAEQESVVLTVRWPSVAGYKVPQPE comes from the coding sequence GTGCTCGACAACACCGCCCCCGCCGCCGCTCTGCTCGGTGGCCCGGTCGCCGACCCGGCTGTCTACGTCGGGAAGGCCGACCTCGACGCCCCTGGCGAGCAGGGCTGGCTGCTCGGGCATTTCCGCCCGTCCGGCGACCCGCGGCACAGCGCCGACGTCGAAATCAAATGGGGGCGCCACCCCAAAGGCGACCGCCGGGCCCAGTGGGTGACCGGCGAGCAACGCACAGCCCTGCTGATCCTGATCAGCGGCCGCTTCCACGTCGAACTCCCCGACCGTACGGTCGTCCTCACCGAACCCGGCGACTACGTCGTCTGGGGCAAAGGTGTCGACCACTCGTGGCTTGCCGAACAGGAGTCCGTGGTCCTCACCGTCCGCTGGCCCTCGGTGGCCGGCTACAAGGTGCCGCAGCCTGAGTAG
- a CDS encoding flavohemoprotein yields MSSGSGSGADQHLLALLRAIRLRQAAPDAVAAGIADTAEALREQEETGHIALPPAEPHEALPPAAPRPGLPSAPPHTGEEAGGPLRPRWASAAPARQGASRTGAGEGVPGEGVPGEAGAGDDTSSPAGADKVAGEAGTPEGDGPAPGRSFWDRSPVRHVTAAPRTDPTKPGRDGVVPGGWDASSDVPEPEPEPPLRPAELPAADRGEPAGESGAAAGKALPTPDEAGRFADVEAVGRPNRNQFTGLPVRRAPGVVTPVVWPRRLEGNELEGGARPEWASGGGHRVRDEGGFLHGEPQTESGTRTPAPRLPGFELPHVMPPMVSRTGATGDGMDPADDALLLQTQRLLSTSLTFAGGPGEVAERLRAALLLAHPSLRTAVPGGAETQSAQLARALTWLVHHLDRPPILVEGTGRLGAALAACGVEPGHLQLVGAALAEAMRAGMAPGQWRQDFDLAWRSTWQHAYEWIAHGWARAGYEQPVWDATVVSHELRRPDLAVVRLRPSLPMPFRPGQYARIQVPGLPAIWRPYSLAGAPRRNDLVELHVRAKTTTGVSGTLVHHTRVGDPVRIGRAEGAMTMPADPGRDLLMIAGDTGVAPLKALLTELADTGDPRSAVLFWGVRDLSELYDIDEIAAIARAARRATVVPVVSEGDPGPYASGLVTDAVAAYGEWSGHEVYLAGPPLMLAATSVALQQLGVAPSRIHHDPPE; encoded by the coding sequence GTGTCGTCCGGATCGGGTTCCGGGGCGGACCAGCATCTGCTCGCCCTGCTGCGGGCCATCCGCCTGCGCCAGGCGGCCCCCGACGCCGTGGCCGCGGGCATCGCCGACACGGCCGAGGCCCTGCGCGAGCAGGAGGAAACCGGCCACATCGCGCTGCCCCCGGCCGAGCCTCACGAGGCGTTGCCGCCCGCCGCACCGCGCCCGGGTCTGCCTTCGGCTCCGCCGCACACGGGTGAGGAGGCCGGTGGGCCGTTGCGTCCGCGATGGGCGTCCGCGGCGCCTGCCCGGCAGGGAGCGAGCCGGACCGGTGCGGGTGAGGGCGTGCCGGGTGAGGGCGTGCCGGGTGAGGCGGGCGCGGGTGACGACACATCGAGTCCCGCCGGCGCGGACAAGGTAGCCGGCGAGGCCGGGACACCCGAGGGGGACGGGCCGGCCCCGGGGCGGTCTTTCTGGGACAGAAGCCCGGTCCGGCACGTCACGGCTGCGCCGAGGACCGACCCGACGAAACCGGGACGCGACGGTGTGGTCCCCGGCGGGTGGGATGCCTCGTCGGATGTTCCCGAGCCCGAGCCCGAGCCGCCGCTGCGACCAGCCGAGCTGCCGGCGGCGGATCGTGGCGAGCCGGCCGGTGAGAGCGGGGCCGCGGCGGGTAAGGCTTTGCCGACGCCCGATGAGGCGGGGCGCTTCGCCGATGTGGAGGCGGTGGGGCGGCCCAACCGGAACCAGTTCACCGGGCTTCCGGTGCGGCGGGCTCCGGGGGTGGTGACGCCGGTGGTCTGGCCGCGTCGGCTGGAGGGCAACGAGTTGGAGGGCGGCGCCCGGCCCGAGTGGGCGTCGGGCGGTGGTCACCGCGTACGGGACGAGGGTGGATTTTTGCACGGAGAGCCGCAGACCGAGAGCGGGACGCGGACGCCGGCGCCGCGGCTGCCGGGGTTCGAGTTGCCGCATGTCATGCCGCCGATGGTGTCGCGGACGGGCGCTACCGGTGATGGCATGGACCCGGCCGACGACGCTCTGCTGCTCCAGACGCAGCGGCTGCTCAGCACCAGCCTGACGTTCGCGGGCGGGCCCGGTGAGGTGGCCGAACGGCTCCGGGCGGCGCTGCTGCTGGCGCACCCGTCGTTGCGTACGGCGGTGCCGGGCGGGGCCGAGACCCAGTCCGCGCAGCTGGCGAGGGCGCTGACCTGGCTGGTGCACCATCTCGACCGGCCGCCGATCCTGGTCGAGGGCACGGGGCGGCTCGGCGCGGCGCTGGCCGCCTGCGGGGTGGAACCGGGGCATCTGCAGCTGGTGGGGGCGGCGCTGGCCGAGGCGATGCGGGCGGGCATGGCCCCCGGGCAGTGGCGGCAGGATTTCGACCTGGCGTGGCGGTCGACGTGGCAGCACGCGTACGAGTGGATCGCGCACGGCTGGGCCCGCGCGGGTTACGAACAGCCGGTGTGGGACGCGACGGTTGTCTCGCACGAGCTGCGCCGGCCCGACCTGGCCGTGGTGCGGCTGCGGCCGTCGCTGCCGATGCCGTTCCGCCCGGGGCAGTACGCGCGGATTCAGGTGCCGGGCCTGCCGGCGATCTGGCGGCCCTACTCGCTGGCCGGCGCGCCCCGCCGCAACGACCTGGTCGAGCTGCACGTACGGGCCAAGACCACGACGGGCGTCAGCGGCACGCTGGTGCACCACACGCGCGTTGGCGACCCCGTACGCATCGGCCGGGCCGAGGGCGCGATGACCATGCCTGCCGACCCGGGGCGCGACCTCCTGATGATCGCCGGGGATACCGGTGTCGCCCCGCTGAAGGCTCTGCTGACCGAGCTCGCCGACACCGGTGACCCCCGATCCGCGGTGCTGTTCTGGGGTGTACGCGACCTGAGCGAGCTCTACGACATCGACGAGATCGCCGCGATCGCGCGTGCCGCCCGCCGGGCCACCGTGGTGCCGGTCGTCTCCGAGGGCGACCCCGGCCCGTACGCGTCCGGCCTGGTCACCGACGCGGTCGCAGCCTACGGCGAATGGTCCGGCCACGAGGTCTACCTGGCCGGCCCGCCGCTGATGCTGGCCGCGACAAGCGTGGCCCTGCAACAGCTGGGCGTGGCCCCGTCCCGCATCCACCACGACCCGCCCGAATAG
- a CDS encoding IS110 family transposase: MLGVGLDWAEDHHDVALGVPGKGVIEQFRIDHGPEGVARLVARCLALETDPAEVRVVLETRHGLLVEALLDAGFTVLPVNPDLVARRRGPAKKKDDAEDARICCLLALDPFVELRKLIPHGELGAELRAIARDDDRAARDERRLGNRLRADLLAVFPAAIDIADGDLGAAVFLRLLERWPSHTELAAAGRDAVEALARANRHGWPDRFAERVIAALNSPRLAVRPELARAKAGSIRLAAAQLLLLREQRRVWQRRMGELLLGSPRVGRAKQPKEPRPGNAFPGGEIYLSMPGLGDRLAARVAGEIGEHVEQFTTPNALQCYAGTAPVTRRSGRSEFVIARRLAYNRYLGNAVHQWAFCSLQQSGWARAFYDAKIAKGKSHNAALRALGNRWLEILWHCLRLNVRYDEAVHTAHRTHALKQAA; this comes from the coding sequence GTGCTGGGAGTCGGTCTGGACTGGGCCGAGGACCACCATGACGTCGCGTTGGGCGTGCCGGGCAAGGGGGTAATCGAACAGTTCCGCATCGACCACGGCCCCGAAGGGGTGGCCCGGCTGGTCGCCCGCTGCCTGGCCCTGGAAACCGACCCGGCCGAGGTCCGGGTCGTGCTGGAAACCCGGCACGGGCTGCTGGTCGAGGCCCTGCTCGATGCCGGGTTCACCGTGCTGCCGGTCAACCCGGACCTGGTCGCCCGCCGCCGCGGCCCGGCCAAGAAGAAAGACGACGCCGAAGACGCACGGATCTGCTGCCTGCTGGCCCTCGACCCCTTTGTCGAGCTGCGCAAACTGATCCCGCACGGCGAGCTCGGCGCGGAGCTGCGGGCCATTGCTCGTGACGACGACCGGGCCGCCCGCGACGAACGGCGCCTGGGTAACCGGCTGCGCGCCGACCTGCTCGCGGTGTTCCCCGCCGCGATCGACATCGCCGACGGCGACCTGGGCGCGGCAGTGTTCCTGCGCCTGCTCGAGCGCTGGCCCAGCCACACCGAGCTGGCCGCCGCCGGCCGTGACGCCGTCGAAGCCCTGGCCCGCGCCAACCGGCACGGCTGGCCCGACCGGTTCGCCGAACGGGTCATAGCTGCCCTGAACAGCCCGCGGCTTGCGGTGCGCCCGGAGCTGGCCCGGGCGAAGGCCGGCAGCATCCGGCTGGCCGCCGCGCAACTGTTGCTGCTGCGCGAGCAACGCCGGGTCTGGCAGCGGCGGATGGGTGAGCTGCTTCTGGGAAGCCCGCGTGTCGGCCGGGCGAAGCAGCCGAAGGAGCCCCGGCCGGGGAACGCGTTCCCTGGCGGCGAGATCTACCTGAGCATGCCTGGCCTGGGTGATCGTCTCGCCGCCAGGGTCGCCGGTGAAATCGGCGAACACGTCGAGCAGTTCACCACACCCAACGCCCTGCAATGCTATGCCGGGACCGCCCCGGTCACGAGACGCTCCGGACGCAGCGAGTTCGTCATCGCCCGCCGCCTGGCCTACAACCGCTACCTCGGCAACGCCGTACATCAATGGGCCTTCTGCAGCCTGCAGCAATCCGGCTGGGCCCGCGCCTTCTACGACGCCAAGATCGCCAAAGGCAAGAGTCACAACGCTGCCCTGCGTGCCCTCGGCAACCGCTGGCTGGAGATCCTCTGGCACTGCCTGCGCCTGAACGTGCGCTACGACGAAGCCGTCCATACCGCCCACCGCACCCACGCCCTCAAACAGGCTGCTTGA
- a CDS encoding dihydrofolate reductase family protein: protein MAKVVADISVSLDGFVTGPDPGPEQGLGRGGEGLHTWVFSGDATDQRVREEATAATGAVIMGRRLFDVVDGPGGWNDEMGYGADLAATPPVLVVTRTPPAQVRLADRFTFVVDGLASAIEKGLALAGDREVVVMGGGATVRSAIDAGLVDELRLHLSPVLLGGGVRLFDGATPRTLRQIHVHPSGHATHLTYRVD, encoded by the coding sequence ATGGCCAAGGTGGTCGCCGACATCTCGGTGTCGCTCGACGGATTTGTCACCGGCCCCGATCCCGGCCCCGAGCAGGGCCTGGGCCGCGGCGGCGAGGGCCTGCACACCTGGGTTTTCTCCGGCGACGCGACCGACCAGCGCGTCCGCGAGGAGGCCACGGCCGCGACCGGCGCGGTGATCATGGGCCGCCGCCTGTTCGACGTCGTCGACGGCCCCGGCGGCTGGAACGACGAGATGGGTTACGGCGCCGACCTGGCCGCCACGCCCCCCGTGCTGGTCGTCACCCGCACCCCGCCGGCTCAGGTCCGCCTGGCCGACCGGTTCACGTTCGTGGTCGACGGGCTGGCCAGCGCGATCGAGAAGGGTCTGGCCCTGGCCGGCGACCGCGAGGTCGTGGTCATGGGCGGCGGCGCGACGGTCCGCAGCGCGATCGACGCGGGGCTGGTCGACGAGCTGCGCCTGCACCTGTCCCCGGTGCTGCTGGGTGGGGGCGTCAGGCTGTTCGACGGCGCCACCCCCCGCACCCTGCGGCAGATCCACGTACACCCGTCCGGCCACGCCACCCACCTGACCTACCGGGTCGACTGA
- a CDS encoding TrmH family RNA methyltransferase — translation MPEVHLITDPDDDRLGDYRALTDLELRTRWEPPNGLFIAEGELVLRRALRAGYRPRSYLIDEKRTEQILDLPGDAPIYAATPSVLEKATGFHVHRGVLASFHRAPLRTAADVIATARRVAVLEDVNNHTNIGAVFRGAAALGIDAVLLSPTCADPLYRRSVRVSMGEVFAVPYARLEPWPDGLQVLRDAGFTVLALTPAPEAVPLQKVTGRDRTALLLGAEGPGLSKHALAASDIPVRIPMRRGVDSLNVAAAAAVAFWELGRDDPET, via the coding sequence GTGCCCGAGGTTCACCTGATCACCGACCCGGACGACGACCGCCTCGGTGACTACCGCGCCCTGACCGACCTCGAGCTGCGCACCAGGTGGGAGCCGCCCAACGGGCTGTTCATCGCCGAGGGCGAGCTCGTGCTGCGGCGCGCCCTGCGGGCGGGTTACCGTCCCCGGTCCTACCTGATCGACGAGAAACGCACCGAGCAGATCCTGGACCTGCCCGGCGACGCCCCGATCTACGCGGCGACGCCGTCCGTGCTCGAGAAGGCCACCGGTTTCCACGTGCACCGGGGTGTTCTCGCCTCGTTCCACCGCGCTCCCCTGCGTACGGCGGCTGACGTGATCGCCACGGCGCGGCGGGTGGCCGTGCTGGAGGACGTCAACAACCACACGAACATCGGGGCTGTGTTCCGGGGCGCCGCCGCGCTGGGCATCGACGCCGTCCTGCTCTCCCCGACCTGCGCCGACCCGCTCTACCGGCGCAGCGTGCGGGTCAGCATGGGCGAGGTCTTCGCGGTGCCGTACGCGCGTCTGGAGCCCTGGCCCGACGGTCTGCAGGTGCTCCGCGACGCCGGTTTCACCGTGCTCGCCCTGACCCCCGCGCCCGAGGCCGTGCCGCTGCAGAAGGTGACCGGACGCGACCGTACGGCTCTGCTGCTCGGCGCCGAGGGCCCCGGCCTGTCCAAGCACGCCCTGGCGGCCAGCGACATCCCCGTCAGGATCCCGATGCGGCGCGGGGTCGACTCGCTCAACGTGGCCGCCGCGGCCGCCGTCGCGTTCTGGGAGCTGGGGCGCGACGATCCCGAGACATAG
- a CDS encoding SPFH domain-containing protein: MEAVIGVLIIVIVVFAIVTLLRSVRIVPQQRMDVVERLGKYKRTLSPGLNLLVPFVDSVRSKVDMREQVVSFPPQPVITSDNLVVSIDTVLYFKVVDPVRATYEISNFLQAIEQLTVTTLRNVIGSLDLERALTSREEINRHLSTVLDETTGRWGIKVTRVEIKAIEPPPSIRDSMEKQMRAERERRATILNAEGHKQAQILTAEGEKQAAVLRADGDRQSRILQAEGQAKAIRTVFDAIHTANPSQKVLAYQYLQALPQIANGTANKVWIVPTELTKALEGMGGALGGLANMAGDLPRAGVNAAEVNEEAVAAAEAAAAEAQKVNDQVREAEQQVSGDPDKTAALPAPEPIPPSAALGGADYNGVVDRERA, translated from the coding sequence ATGGAAGCTGTGATCGGCGTCCTCATCATCGTGATCGTGGTGTTTGCCATCGTCACGTTGCTCCGTAGCGTTCGTATCGTCCCGCAGCAGCGCATGGACGTGGTCGAGCGCCTCGGTAAGTACAAGCGGACCCTGAGCCCCGGCCTGAACCTGCTGGTGCCGTTCGTCGACTCGGTGCGCAGCAAGGTCGACATGCGGGAGCAGGTGGTCTCGTTCCCGCCGCAGCCCGTGATCACCTCCGACAACCTGGTCGTCTCGATCGACACGGTCCTGTACTTCAAGGTTGTCGACCCGGTGCGGGCCACCTACGAGATCTCCAACTTCCTGCAGGCCATCGAGCAGCTGACGGTCACGACCCTGCGCAACGTCATCGGCTCGCTCGACCTCGAGCGCGCGCTGACCAGCCGCGAGGAGATCAACCGGCACCTGTCCACGGTGCTCGACGAGACCACCGGCCGGTGGGGTATCAAGGTCACCCGGGTCGAGATCAAGGCCATCGAGCCGCCGCCGAGCATTCGCGACTCCATGGAGAAGCAGATGCGCGCCGAGCGGGAGCGCCGGGCGACCATTCTCAACGCCGAGGGGCACAAGCAGGCCCAGATCCTCACCGCTGAGGGTGAGAAGCAGGCCGCGGTGCTGCGCGCCGACGGTGACCGGCAGTCGCGGATCCTGCAGGCCGAGGGCCAGGCCAAGGCGATCCGTACGGTGTTCGACGCGATCCACACGGCGAACCCGTCGCAGAAGGTGCTGGCCTACCAGTACCTGCAGGCCCTGCCGCAGATCGCCAACGGCACGGCGAACAAGGTCTGGATCGTGCCGACCGAGCTGACCAAGGCCCTCGAGGGCATGGGCGGCGCGCTCGGCGGCCTGGCCAACATGGCCGGCGACCTCCCCAGGGCCGGGGTCAACGCGGCCGAGGTCAACGAGGAGGCCGTCGCCGCGGCCGAGGCTGCCGCGGCCGAGGCGCAGAAGGTCAACGACCAGGTGCGTGAGGCCGAGCAGCAGGTCAGCGGCGACCCGGACAAGACCGCCGCGCTGCCCGCGCCCGAGCCGATCCCGCCGTCCGCGGCCCTGGGCGGCGCCGACTACAACGGCGTCGTGGACCGCGAACGCGCCTGA
- a CDS encoding NfeD family protein: MEAVLWIVLGIALAIAEAFTATLLIIFFGIGAFAAAGAAALGAPLLLQVIVFALVSGLSVAALRPIVLKHARPAIESGETPFGVEALEGGHGTVLEEIDGERGMIKIDGEHWQARSFDGQEKYLPGERVRIIKVDGATAIVWRDDISNM; this comes from the coding sequence GTGGAAGCGGTTCTGTGGATTGTGCTCGGCATCGCGCTGGCGATCGCCGAGGCCTTCACTGCCACGCTCTTGATCATCTTCTTCGGCATCGGCGCCTTCGCCGCGGCCGGCGCGGCGGCTCTGGGCGCGCCCCTGCTGCTCCAGGTCATCGTCTTCGCGCTGGTCTCCGGCCTGTCGGTGGCCGCGCTGCGCCCGATCGTCCTCAAACACGCCCGGCCCGCGATCGAGTCGGGCGAGACCCCGTTCGGCGTCGAGGCGCTCGAGGGCGGCCACGGCACCGTGCTGGAGGAGATCGACGGTGAACGCGGCATGATCAAGATCGACGGCGAGCACTGGCAGGCCCGTTCGTTCGACGGCCAGGAAAAGTACCTTCCCGGCGAGCGGGTCCGCATCATCAAGGTCGACGGCGCCACGGCCATCGTGTGGCGCGACGACATCTCGAACATGTGA
- a CDS encoding serine hydrolase domain-containing protein, with protein MSLLPSLLPETGRRIEEIAVRAQAEGHTPSLALAIVRDRAVLHQTFAGEHPRPDAKTQYRLGSITKTITATLVMQLRDEGYFALDDLLYRHLPGTPIGGVTLRQLLGHVSGLQREPDGAWWERSTGGDVGKLLAELGYDKVAGPPFRRYRYSNLAYGLLGAVLEKVTGDSWQTLAGKRVLDPLGMKRTTYAPVEPFARGYVVHALDRSLHEEPRLDAGAMAPAGQLWSTITDMAKWAAFWTDPAPAVLARETVDEMCTPVVISDLESWTGGHGLGPQLFRVGERVFVGHGGSMPGYVAQFAVHRRSRLGVIVFANSYGLTGTTIKQVALSALATAVDAEPAPVQPWSPPVQPTGEAAALVGRWWWMGREHEITTDGDALVLTGPQHRSRFTREGPDRWRGVDGHDEGEVLQIVRDEEGAVESLDIATFVFRRDPRHLA; from the coding sequence GTGTCGCTGCTGCCGTCGTTGTTGCCGGAGACCGGCCGGCGGATCGAGGAGATCGCCGTTCGTGCGCAGGCCGAGGGGCATACGCCGTCCTTGGCCCTGGCGATCGTGCGCGACCGCGCGGTGCTGCACCAGACGTTCGCCGGCGAGCACCCGCGGCCCGACGCGAAGACGCAGTACCGGCTCGGCTCGATCACCAAGACGATCACCGCGACGCTGGTCATGCAGCTGCGCGACGAGGGCTACTTCGCGCTCGACGACCTGCTCTACCGGCACCTGCCCGGCACCCCGATCGGCGGCGTGACGCTGCGGCAGCTGCTCGGGCACGTGTCGGGGCTGCAGCGCGAGCCGGACGGGGCGTGGTGGGAGCGCAGCACCGGCGGCGACGTCGGCAAGTTGCTGGCCGAGCTGGGCTACGACAAGGTCGCCGGCCCGCCGTTCCGCCGCTATCGGTACTCCAACCTCGCGTACGGGCTGCTCGGCGCCGTGCTCGAGAAGGTCACCGGCGACTCGTGGCAGACGCTCGCCGGCAAGCGGGTGCTCGATCCTCTGGGCATGAAGCGGACCACGTACGCGCCGGTCGAGCCGTTCGCCCGTGGTTACGTCGTTCATGCCCTGGACCGCTCGCTGCACGAGGAGCCGCGCCTCGACGCGGGCGCGATGGCCCCCGCCGGCCAGCTCTGGTCGACGATCACCGACATGGCCAAGTGGGCGGCGTTCTGGACCGACCCCGCCCCGGCCGTGCTGGCCCGCGAGACCGTCGACGAGATGTGCACGCCGGTGGTGATCAGCGACCTCGAGTCGTGGACCGGCGGGCACGGGCTCGGGCCGCAGCTGTTCCGGGTCGGCGAGCGGGTCTTCGTCGGCCACGGCGGCTCGATGCCCGGGTACGTCGCCCAGTTCGCGGTGCACCGCCGCAGCCGCCTCGGCGTGATCGTCTTCGCCAACTCGTACGGGCTCACCGGCACCACGATCAAGCAGGTGGCCCTGTCGGCGCTGGCCACGGCGGTCGATGCCGAGCCGGCGCCGGTCCAGCCGTGGTCACCTCCGGTGCAGCCGACGGGCGAGGCGGCGGCGCTCGTCGGGCGGTGGTGGTGGATGGGCCGCGAACACGAGATCACCACCGACGGGGACGCGCTGGTTCTGACGGGGCCGCAGCATCGCAGCCGCTTCACGCGGGAGGGGCCGGACCGCTGGCGGGGCGTGGACGGGCACGACGAGGGCGAGGTGTTGCAGATCGTGCGGGACGAGGAGGGGGCTGTGGAGAGCCTTGACATCGCCACGTTCGTTTTCAGGCGCGATCCGCGACATCTCGCATAA